The following are from one region of the Rhinoraja longicauda isolate Sanriku21f chromosome 3, sRhiLon1.1, whole genome shotgun sequence genome:
- the LOC144590771 gene encoding actin-like protein 7A, giving the protein MVTKPAAQMPRKESTPPPPPRAQKSASRLSQSVKSMEVKPGRAVKEIRSVMIDLGTGYCKAGYAGQPRPSVVLSSMVGRPVQMSAKTGDNRQENFVGDELARPDPKLKLINPLRHGIVVDWDGVEAIWAHIFYKAMKILPEEHAVMLADPPLSPATNREKMAEILFETFSTPALHIAYQSILSLYSYGRTTGLVVECGYGVTHVVPVHEGYNMPHVTGRADYGGADLSDYLLKLLNEAGSRFTEKSLHIVEDIKKKCCYTALNFEQDLNLDVNEYMVEYELPDGHVITIGKERFRCPEALFNPSLMGSKEPGIHSLALHSLDMCDSNLKYDMYSNILLCGGSTMFDGFSDRLQKEMNKMEKGMNPTVHCIPERKYSVWLGGSIMASLKSFQQLWVRKRDYDERGPFAVYRKCF; this is encoded by the coding sequence ATGGTGACCAAACCAGCAGCACAGATGCCCAGGAAGGAAAgcacgccgccgccgccgcccagAGCCCAGAAATCCGCCTCCAggctgtcccagagcgtcaagtCCATGGAGGTGAAGCCAGGGAGGGCGGTGAAGGAGATCAGGTCGGTGATGATTGAcctgggcacgggttactgcaaGGCGGGCTACGCCGGGCAGCCGCGGCCCTCGGTGGTGCTGTCCTCCATGGTGGGCAGGCCCGTGCAGATGAGCGCCAAGACCGGAGACAACCGCCAGGAGAACTTCGTGGGAGACGAGCTGGCCAGGCCGGATCCCAAGCTGAAGCTGATCAACCCCCTGAGGCACGGCATCGTGGTGGACTGGGACGGGGTGGAGGCCATCTGGGCTCACATCTTCTACAAGGCCATGAAGATCCTGCCCGAGGAACACGCCGTGATGTTGGCCGACCCTCCCCTCAGCCCCGCCACCAACAGGGAGAAGATGGCCGAGATCCTCTTCGAGACCTTCAGCACGCCGGCGCTGCACATCGCTTACCAGTCCATCCTGTCGCTCTACTCGTACGGCCGCACCACCGGCCTGGTGGTGGAGTGCGGCTACGGCGTCACCCATGTGGTGCCCGTCCACGAAGGCTACAACATGCCCCATGTGACGGGCAGGGCCGACTATGGCGGCGCCGACCTCAGCGACTACCTGCTGAAGCTGCTCAACGAGGCGGGCAGCAGGTTCACCGAGAAGAGCCTGCACATCGTGGAGGACATCAAGAAGAAGTGCTGCTACACCGCCCTCAACTTCGAGCAGGACCTCAACCTGGACGTCAACGAGTACATGGTGGAGTACGAGCTGCCGGACGGGCATGTCATTACCATCGGCAAGGAGAGGTTCCGCTGCCCCGAGGCCCTCTTCAACCCCTCCCTGATGGGCTCCAAGGAGCCCGGCATCCACTCCCTGGCCCTGCACAGCTTGGACATGTGTGACAGCAACCTCAAGTACGACATGTACAGCAACATCCTGCTGTGCGGGGGCTCCACCATGTTCGACGGCTTCTCCGACCGCCTGCAGAAGGAGATGAACAAGATGGAGAAGGGCATGAACCCCACTGTGCACTGCATCCCCGAGAGGAAGTACTCGGTCTGGCTTGGAGGGTCAATCATGGCTTCCCTCAAATCCTTCCAGCAGCTCTGGGTGCGCAAGAGAGATTATGACGAGAGAGGTCCATTTGCTGTTTACCgcaaatgtttctga